The following proteins are co-located in the Deinococcus metallilatus genome:
- the holA gene encoding DNA polymerase III subunit delta, whose protein sequence is MPLIAFSGNRFLAEETLRDTLAARGLSVRDLPRLAGEEVSAESIGPLLTPSLFGDGGVIVDFAGVKPDKALLELLAAAPVTVAVLDETPPATRIKLYETRGEHQPSPAPQKTGDVAGWVAQRARKTGLKLDRDAALYLAEVFGPDLTGIAGELNKLALLDPPLTAELVRRVVGREPPGDSFAMLGAATGGHPGEAVTQLRRLLESGEDPFKLLGAVVWQYSLVARCVALLQEGGRVTEAAAAQRLGVKPYPARKALEVARRLSEGKIRAHLARILDADLAMKRGLDPAATLERLIVQLSV, encoded by the coding sequence GACCTGCCCCGGCTGGCGGGCGAGGAGGTCAGCGCCGAGAGCATCGGCCCGCTGCTGACGCCGAGCCTCTTCGGGGATGGCGGCGTGATCGTGGATTTCGCCGGGGTCAAGCCTGACAAAGCCCTGCTGGAGCTGCTCGCCGCCGCGCCCGTGACCGTCGCCGTGCTGGACGAGACGCCCCCCGCCACCCGCATCAAGCTGTACGAGACGCGCGGGGAGCATCAGCCCTCGCCCGCCCCGCAGAAGACGGGTGACGTGGCCGGATGGGTGGCGCAGCGGGCCAGAAAGACCGGCTTGAAACTCGACCGGGACGCCGCGCTCTATCTCGCGGAGGTGTTCGGCCCCGACCTGACCGGCATCGCGGGCGAACTGAACAAACTCGCCCTGCTCGATCCACCCCTGACGGCCGAGCTGGTCCGGCGGGTGGTGGGCCGCGAGCCGCCCGGCGATTCCTTCGCCATGCTGGGGGCGGCGACCGGCGGGCATCCCGGCGAGGCCGTCACGCAACTGCGCCGCCTGCTGGAGAGTGGCGAGGACCCCTTCAAGTTGCTGGGGGCGGTCGTGTGGCAGTACAGCCTGGTGGCCCGCTGCGTCGCCCTGCTTCAGGAAGGCGGGCGCGTGACCGAGGCGGCCGCCGCCCAGCGCCTCGGCGTGAAGCCCTATCCCGCCAGGAAGGCGCTGGAGGTCGCCCGCCGTCTGAGCGAGGGCAAGATTCGCGCGCACCTGGCCCGCATCCTCGACGCCGACCTCGCCATGAAGCGCGGCCTTGATCCCGCCGCCACCCTCGAACGCCTGATCGTGCAGCTCAGCGTCTGA
- a CDS encoding CBS domain-containing protein → MLVSDWMTPDPITVTPDTPVMDALKILKERGFRRLPVMEGDRLVGITTRKDLKDAMPSKATTLSVWELNYLLSKLTVSEMVARPVITAHEDEYMEDAALRMQEHGVGGLPVLNEEGRMTGIITITDVLRAFIDIMGLKEGGTRLTLDMPDLPGSLARATNAAQPSNIISVATYGHTARGEQPRRRFVMRVTGEGAREARERAEAAGIDVLD, encoded by the coding sequence ATGCTCGTCAGCGACTGGATGACCCCTGACCCGATCACGGTCACGCCCGACACCCCCGTCATGGACGCCCTCAAGATCCTCAAGGAGCGCGGGTTCCGCCGCCTGCCGGTGATGGAGGGCGACCGGCTGGTGGGCATCACCACCCGCAAGGACCTCAAGGACGCCATGCCCAGCAAGGCCACCACCCTCAGCGTGTGGGAACTGAACTATCTGCTCAGCAAGCTGACCGTGAGCGAGATGGTGGCCCGCCCCGTGATCACCGCCCATGAGGACGAGTACATGGAGGACGCCGCCCTGCGGATGCAGGAACACGGCGTGGGCGGCCTGCCGGTGCTGAACGAGGAGGGGCGCATGACCGGCATCATCACCATCACCGACGTGCTGCGCGCCTTTATCGACATCATGGGGCTGAAGGAGGGCGGCACCCGCCTCACGCTCGACATGCCCGACCTGCCCGGCAGCCTCGCCCGCGCCACCAACGCCGCGCAGCCCAGCAACATCATCAGCGTCGCCACCTACGGCCACACCGCCAGGGGTGAACAGCCCCGCCGCCGCTTCGTGATGCGCGTGACCGGCGAGGGCGCCCGCGAAGCCCGCGAACGCGCCGAGGCTGCCGGAATAGACGTGCTGGACTGA